A portion of the Halorubrum sp. BV1 genome contains these proteins:
- a CDS encoding cation-translocating P-type ATPase, translating into MTDNCYLCGREVHSSTFETVGEQSFCSSGCHDVYTTLGASDSPDATQTSSESKIEEGDDTGPPNQHRSQTFLRIDGMYSATCEAYLESLADKQEGVASAEASYVTETIRVEHDPAIVSKESLREALSSLGYTAYLREDASSDVGEAGGTTRRSREMGGIRKRRDDQLLGMRYSVGFLFGAFLLVPYVAILYPAQLASIFDWQVLEIFEGTFRLNSQGAFVFLRLYFVMTGIILVFTGLPVLRGAYISLKMRRPNTDLLVALTAVSAYAYSTAAVILGQNDIFYDLAIIVTAAVTAMVFYESSIKQRALDRLTELTISQVESTRTYDSDGETQEVRVEDLSTGDVVLVRQGERVPIDGELVEDSCTVDEAIVTGESLPVLKRAGDDVIGGSIVTDGAALVRVAPDLTSSIDRITTAVWDLQSATHGVQRHADQLASYAVFLVVGAAVAVGGVGVLAFGMGLPDALLLALLIILAGSPWALGLATPLSVAKSLSSALRRGIIIFDETVFERLRDVDIVVFDKTGTLTTGEMEVIKADAPPELLDAVAALEQRASHPAANAITTAFAGKDGSDGTADQPDSGDDAAGTEGVGQIREFTNHRSGIEGVIGNTSYLVGNLDLFAEQGWTVDDDIRSRIADAQEFGQLPVVVGRDGTAEGLIVVGDEPRDGWDDTVSRLGERGTEIVVLTGDDEEATDFFKRHDAVTHVFATVPPEGKTATIRRLKSDGEVAMVGDGTNDAPALAAADLGISLGGGTALAADAADIAIVDNDIRSVETAFDLAGAARRRVKQNNLLAFSYNGIALAALAVGFFNPLTAAAAVIAGGGLIAVNTQRKLI; encoded by the coding sequence ATGACTGATAACTGCTACTTGTGTGGTCGCGAGGTTCACTCTTCCACATTTGAGACTGTCGGTGAACAATCGTTCTGTTCGAGTGGTTGCCACGATGTGTATACGACGCTCGGAGCTTCCGATTCTCCCGATGCCACGCAAACCTCATCTGAGAGCAAGATCGAAGAGGGAGACGACACGGGTCCTCCCAATCAACATCGTTCTCAAACGTTCCTCCGGATCGACGGAATGTATTCTGCGACGTGTGAGGCGTATCTTGAATCTCTTGCCGATAAACAAGAGGGAGTGGCTAGTGCCGAGGCGAGTTACGTCACGGAGACGATCCGAGTTGAACACGACCCAGCCATTGTTTCGAAGGAATCGTTGCGCGAGGCACTGAGCTCGCTGGGTTACACCGCGTATCTCCGTGAAGATGCCTCATCAGACGTGGGTGAGGCCGGTGGCACGACACGTCGATCGCGGGAGATGGGTGGGATTCGAAAGCGCCGAGACGACCAGCTCTTGGGTATGCGATACTCCGTTGGGTTCCTCTTCGGTGCGTTTCTGTTGGTTCCATACGTTGCGATCCTCTATCCAGCGCAGCTCGCGTCGATTTTCGACTGGCAAGTGCTCGAAATATTTGAGGGCACATTTCGGCTAAACAGTCAAGGGGCATTCGTGTTCCTCCGACTGTATTTCGTGATGACTGGTATCATTCTCGTCTTCACCGGTCTGCCAGTGTTGCGTGGCGCGTATATCAGTCTCAAAATGCGACGCCCGAACACCGACCTGTTGGTTGCGCTCACCGCCGTTAGCGCGTACGCGTACAGTACGGCTGCCGTTATTCTCGGGCAAAACGACATTTTCTATGATCTCGCGATCATCGTCACGGCTGCGGTTACCGCGATGGTATTCTACGAATCGTCGATCAAACAGCGGGCACTTGATCGTCTCACCGAACTCACCATTTCACAGGTCGAGAGTACACGAACGTACGACTCGGACGGGGAGACTCAGGAAGTTCGCGTGGAGGATCTCAGTACAGGGGATGTCGTGCTCGTCCGACAGGGCGAACGTGTTCCAATAGACGGTGAACTGGTTGAAGACAGTTGTACCGTCGACGAAGCGATCGTGACAGGGGAGTCACTTCCGGTGCTCAAACGCGCCGGCGACGACGTGATCGGGGGGTCGATCGTGACGGACGGGGCAGCGTTGGTCCGTGTCGCCCCGGACCTAACGAGTAGTATCGACCGGATAACGACTGCCGTCTGGGACCTACAGAGCGCGACTCACGGCGTCCAACGCCATGCTGACCAACTCGCGTCGTACGCCGTCTTCCTCGTCGTCGGAGCCGCTGTCGCGGTTGGCGGCGTCGGTGTACTCGCATTCGGGATGGGCCTGCCAGATGCCCTCCTCCTCGCGCTGTTGATCATCCTTGCCGGCTCACCGTGGGCTCTCGGCCTTGCGACGCCCCTGTCGGTCGCGAAGAGCCTCTCCAGTGCGCTCCGCCGCGGGATCATCATCTTCGACGAAACAGTTTTTGAACGGCTCCGCGACGTCGATATCGTCGTCTTCGATAAGACGGGGACACTCACAACCGGAGAGATGGAAGTGATCAAAGCGGACGCGCCTCCCGAGTTGCTCGACGCCGTCGCCGCACTCGAACAACGGGCGTCACATCCCGCCGCGAACGCTATCACGACGGCATTCGCTGGGAAAGACGGTAGCGACGGCACAGCGGATCAGCCGGACTCCGGAGATGACGCGGCCGGAACGGAAGGCGTCGGTCAGATACGCGAGTTCACGAACCATCGGTCCGGTATCGAAGGCGTGATCGGCAACACATCGTACCTCGTCGGAAACCTTGATCTGTTCGCAGAACAGGGGTGGACCGTCGACGACGACATCCGATCTCGGATCGCCGACGCCCAGGAATTCGGACAGCTTCCGGTGGTCGTCGGTCGTGACGGGACAGCAGAGGGGCTGATTGTCGTCGGGGACGAGCCGCGAGACGGCTGGGATGACACCGTCTCTCGGCTTGGGGAACGGGGCACGGAGATCGTCGTCCTGACCGGCGACGACGAGGAGGCAACGGACTTCTTCAAGCGACACGACGCCGTGACGCACGTCTTTGCGACGGTTCCGCCGGAGGGGAAGACGGCAACGATCCGGCGGCTCAAATCTGATGGGGAGGTCGCGATGGTCGGTGACGGTACCAACGACGCCCCGGCCCTCGCCGCTGCCGACCTCGGTATCTCTCTGGGCGGCGGTACAGCACTAGCCGCCGACGCTGCCGACATTGCCATCGTCGACAACGACATCCGCTCTGTCGAAACCGCCTTCGACCTCGCGGGAGCGGCTCGCCGCCGCGTGAAACAGAACAACCTCCTCGCGTTCTCCTACAATGGTATCGCCCTCGCGGCGTTGGCTGTCGGGTTCTTCAATCCGCTGACGGCAGCGGCCGCGGTCATTGCCGGCGGTGGGTTGATCGCGGTAAACACTCAACGGAAGCTAATTTGA
- a CDS encoding multicopper oxidase domain-containing protein, whose translation MTRSFGAPGTGLSRREFLAATGVTGVSALAGCSSKTIDAPTAATGTPSEAQTTSSDLPYTSPPTVINVDEQGGSVTMGTQPARHAVHPLDSMGGPVEFPRVWAWQADDNDPSVPGPILRTTEGNDMEVTLDNTNGRRPHTIHFHGVTKTWKNDGVPTSTGIQVPAGEKHTYEIPANVPGTHLYHCHFQTHRHIDMGMYGIFRVDPEGYESADREYFMTIKDWDSRIPEKWAGEADFTYDTTSRTPDVFTVNGKSAPRTLHPEQGSPIIVDQGDQVRIHLVNGGYMSHPIHIHNHRFRRVEKDGGTVPEATRHDMDVTNIAPAERHTIEFTADADPGIYLMHCHKVNHVMNGSFYPGGMLTGVVYRSVMDTDIFSQLMEYAGYEPN comes from the coding sequence ATGACTAGATCTTTCGGTGCCCCTGGAACCGGACTATCCCGGAGAGAATTTCTCGCTGCGACTGGGGTGACAGGCGTGTCGGCGTTGGCGGGCTGTTCATCCAAAACAATCGACGCGCCGACAGCGGCCACGGGCACCCCGAGTGAAGCACAGACGACATCGTCTGATCTTCCCTACACCAGTCCTCCGACGGTGATTAATGTCGACGAACAGGGAGGATCCGTGACGATGGGGACGCAGCCGGCGCGACACGCGGTCCATCCACTTGATTCAATGGGCGGCCCGGTCGAGTTTCCCCGAGTCTGGGCATGGCAGGCCGACGACAACGACCCGAGCGTTCCAGGCCCGATCCTTCGGACAACCGAAGGGAATGACATGGAAGTGACCCTCGACAATACGAATGGGCGTCGACCCCATACCATCCACTTCCACGGGGTCACCAAAACATGGAAGAACGACGGTGTTCCGACATCGACCGGAATCCAAGTCCCGGCGGGTGAGAAACACACCTATGAAATTCCGGCGAACGTTCCGGGGACGCACCTGTACCACTGTCACTTCCAGACACACCGTCACATCGATATGGGAATGTACGGTATCTTTCGGGTCGACCCCGAAGGCTACGAGTCGGCGGACCGGGAGTACTTCATGACGATCAAAGACTGGGACTCACGGATCCCGGAAAAATGGGCCGGAGAGGCGGATTTTACCTACGATACGACCTCGCGGACTCCGGACGTCTTCACGGTTAACGGGAAGAGCGCACCCCGGACGCTCCACCCCGAACAAGGGTCACCGATCATTGTCGATCAGGGCGATCAGGTCCGTATTCACCTCGTCAACGGGGGATACATGTCACACCCGATACACATCCACAACCACCGCTTCCGGCGCGTCGAAAAGGACGGTGGGACGGTTCCGGAGGCCACCCGCCACGACATGGATGTCACGAATATTGCACCCGCTGAACGACACACAATCGAGTTCACGGCGGACGCAGACCCCGGGATCTACCTCATGCACTGCCACAAAGTCAACCACGTGATGAACGGGTCGTTCTACCCCGGTGGCATGCTTACGGGGGTTGTGTATCGCTCCGTCATGGATACGGACATCTTCAGCCAGCTCATGGAATACGCCGGCTACGAACCGAACTGA
- a CDS encoding CPBP family intramembrane glutamic endopeptidase, which yields MTTILLQGVTFGGLSILYLRFRGLNYTFVSLSIPDRRDIAVTIGGIGTLLSLLVVSSRITSALGLESAENQVVTIGQQNPTAFLVLIPLSFLLVGPGEELLYRGLVQGTLRETLHPTRAIVLASILFASIHLFSLSGEGKLVYVGIAFILALVLGATYEYTDNLTVPAVIHGAYNAIQFTIAYLTATGGV from the coding sequence ATGACCACGATCTTGTTACAAGGAGTAACATTCGGAGGGCTCTCAATCCTCTATCTCAGATTCCGCGGTCTCAACTACACATTCGTTTCGCTTTCGATTCCGGACCGCCGGGATATTGCTGTGACTATCGGAGGAATAGGTACGCTTCTCAGCCTACTCGTTGTCTCATCACGCATCACTTCCGCACTTGGACTGGAATCTGCAGAAAATCAGGTAGTAACGATTGGTCAACAGAATCCAACAGCCTTTCTGGTTCTAATTCCTCTATCGTTTTTGTTAGTTGGTCCGGGCGAAGAGCTCCTATACCGAGGATTGGTTCAGGGGACACTTCGAGAAACACTACATCCAACCCGTGCAATCGTTCTTGCAAGCATCCTCTTCGCGTCGATCCATCTCTTTTCGTTGAGCGGGGAAGGGAAACTCGTGTACGTCGGTATCGCATTCATTCTCGCCTTGGTACTCGGTGCGACCTACGAATACACCGATAACCTCACTGTTCCGGCCGTGATTCATGGTGCGTATAATGCGATACAATTTACCATCGCATATCTAACAGCTACTGGCGGCGTGTAA
- a CDS encoding disulfide bond formation protein B, giving the protein MLDGVRTEPIRIGKSISVAEIATIGIFWFSLGLGLRPCVLGWYQRILMNPLVIVLGVTAIRSHLSVWWTNIHLSVPSRVFSTYHPMVQAATTSCSYKSPCAAVR; this is encoded by the coding sequence ATTTTAGATGGGGTACGAACGGAACCAATTCGTATTGGAAAGTCTATTTCCGTCGCAGAGATCGCAACAATTGGGATTTTCTGGTTCAGCCTCGGCCTCGGACTGCGACCATGTGTCCTCGGTTGGTACCAACGAATTCTGATGAACCCACTAGTAATCGTCCTAGGTGTTACAGCAATCAGGTCTCATCTGTCAGTTTGGTGGACTAACATTCACTTATCGGTTCCTAGTAGAGTGTTCTCAACGTATCACCCGATGGTACAGGCGGCGACAACCTCCTGCTCATACAAATCACCGTGCGCCGCTGTACGATGA